Sequence from the Thermincola ferriacetica genome:
AGCTGGAGCCTGTTCAGGATGTCAACCATGGTTTTTGTCGGAATATCGGTGCCCATTACCCGGTTAAGTCTGGCAGGCCGTAATGTAATTTGCAGGTTTTCGACGGGGCAGGGGTAATTATCGACCACCCCGGCTACAATCTCTCCCGCTCCCATTTCGGCAATTAACTGGGCCGCCCTGTCGATAGCCCTTAAACATCCGTTAGGGTCAACGCCCTTTTCAAAGCGCAGCGAAGCCTCAGACCGTAATCCTAAAGCCCTGGAAGTTCTCCGTACACTGGGCCCGTTAAAACATGCTGACTCCAGCAGCACATTAACGGTATTTTCCGTGATTTCCGAATCAAGCCCACCCATAACCCCGGCGACAGCTACCGGGACACAACCGTCAGCTATCACCAGCATATCGGAATTCAATGCCCTTTCCTGATTGTCCAGGGTGACTATTTTCTCCCCTTCACCGGCCCGGCGAACAATAATGATTTGCTCCTGTATTTTATCAAAATCAAAGGCATGCAACGGCTGGCCCAATTCCATCATCACGTAGTTCGTAACGTCTACGATATTGCTGATTGGCCTCACCCCCGCTGCCCGCAGCCGTTGCTGCATCCACTCCGGCGACGGGGCAACCTTGATATTGCGCACAAGGCGCCCGATATAGCGGTTGCAGAGTTCCGGAGCCTCTATAACCACCTTCACCAGGCCATCAATTTTTTCACTGGTTTCAGGCACCGAAATCCTGGGCGGCCTGAAATCGGTCCCCAGGACAGCGGAAACTTCCCGGGCTACGCCGACCATACTGAGACAGTCAGCCCGGTTGGGGGTTAGCTCCAGCTCAAGAATAACATCATCCAAGCCGAGAACTTTCTTTATGTCCTCTCCCAATGGTGTTCCCTCAGGCAGAATGATAATTCCTTCCTGCTGGTCGGGCGGAAAGCCCTTTGGGTCCAGGCCCAATTCCTGGGCTGAACAGACCATCCCTGCCGATTCCACCCCCCGCAGCTTAGATTTACCGATCTTGATTCCTCCTGGCAGTTTGGCGCCGACCAGGGCTAATGCTACAATCTGTCCTTCAGCAACGTTGGGGGCGCCGGTCACGATCTGCAGATTTTCAGCTTGTCCGCAGTTTACAGAACAAACCACCAATTTGTCGGCATTGGGGTGCCTTTCTATTTTTTCAACTTTGGCAGTGACTACCTTCTCGATATCTTTCCCCAGGTATTCAATATTTTCGACAGCCACACCGGAAAAAGTAAGCCGTTCTGCCAGTTCTTCCGGACTTACAGGTATATCAACGTATTCCTGTAACCATTTATATGAAACCCGCATAAATTTCCTCCTTTATTCAGATTAACAGCCAACGGCCGGTAATTTTTTTAAAAAGCAACGTTAGAACTGCTCCAAAAACCTCTTGTCGTTCTCAAAGAGCAACCGCATATCATCAATGTTATATTTTAGCATAGCCACCCGTTCCACACCCATGCCGAAGGCAAACCCGGTAACCTCTTCAGGATTGTAACCGGACATTTCCAGCACCCGCGGGTGAATCATGCCGGCGCCCAGTATCTCCAGCCAACCGGTATTGGCGCATCCCCGGCAGCCCTTGCCGCCACAGGCCATACAGGAAATATCCACCTCAGCACTGGGTTCGGTAAAGGGGAAAAAACTCGGCCGCAAGCGAATCTCCCGGTCTTCCCCAAACATCTGGCGGGCAAAAGATAATAAAGTTCCCTTTAGCTCAGCAAAAGTAACATTCCTGTCAATTAGTAAACCTTCCACCTGGTGAAACATCGGTGAATGGGTAGCATCATCGTCACGCCTGTATACTTTTCCCGGAGCAATAATCTTCACCGGCACATGCGGCGCCTTTTTCTCCATTACCCTGGGCTGAACCGGAGACGTATGGGTGCGCAGTAAAACTCCCTTGCTTATATAAAAGGAATCCTGCATATCCCGGGCCGGGTGATCCGGCGGAATGTTCAGCGCCTCAAAGTTATAATACTCAAGCTCTACCTCTGGGCCCTCGGCTATCTCATAACCTAACCCGACAAAAATCTCTTTAATTTCATCCAGCACTGCCGTTAACGGATGTTTTTTCCCTACCTGTACGACCTTCCCGGGTAAAGTCACGTCAATTTTTTCTGCCCGCAAACGTTCCTGCCTGGCAGCCTCCTTCAAAGTTATCAACCTGGCCGCCAGGGCCTCTTCCAGCTTGGCCCTGACTTCGTTGGCCAGTTGGCCTACCCTGGGCCTCTCATCGGGTGACAGGCTTCCCATTCCGCGCAGAATACCCGTTAATAGCCCTTTTTTACCCAGGTACTTGATTCTTATTTCATTAACTTCATCCATTGTTGCAGCTTCGGCTATTTCCGCCAAACCTTTGGTCTGCATGCGCTGTAAATCCTCTTGCATAGTCCTCCTCCTTTGTTTGAGCCTTAAAAGAAAGAAAATTATGCCGATAATCACGGCATGATATTTACTTTAAGATATCTGAACATAAAAAAAACCTTCGCCCACAGGGACGAAAGTTATATTCCGCGGTACCACCCTATTTAGTATCCAACAAGGTTACTCACTCCACCAGGTACAAGCAAAATTTAACTGCTGATACCTGCTTCAAGATAACGGTTGAAGTCGCCGGCTCACCCTACTGTAAATTTCAGGCGGCTGCTCCCGGGTGAACTTCCCTTAAAATTGCCTTCAAAAGGCTTCCAGTCTCCGGCCTTTTGTCCCTGTAAGGCAACTTTTTAAGGTACTTTTCCCGTTCAACGCTTTTCTGTATATATATGCCGGCTGCCATTAATGAACAGCTAGCCTTTTGTATAAAATGTAGGCAGTGATAGAACCAGTAGCTTCAAATATCCTCCAAAAAAATTCGGCGGTTAAAAACATTTAACCACAACCTTTCAGCGGTTTTTGGGGGACCTTTGCCTCTGATTATATCACATGAATACCGGTTTTACAAGTCGGTTTAAGCCTGTCCGCAAGCTCTTTGCCGCGCTGCTTCAAATAAGATTATTCCTGTCGCCACCGACACATTCAGGGATTCCGCTTTGCCCGGCATTTTAA
This genomic interval carries:
- the pheS gene encoding phenylalanine--tRNA ligase subunit alpha, with product MQEDLQRMQTKGLAEIAEAATMDEVNEIRIKYLGKKGLLTGILRGMGSLSPDERPRVGQLANEVRAKLEEALAARLITLKEAARQERLRAEKIDVTLPGKVVQVGKKHPLTAVLDEIKEIFVGLGYEIAEGPEVELEYYNFEALNIPPDHPARDMQDSFYISKGVLLRTHTSPVQPRVMEKKAPHVPVKIIAPGKVYRRDDDATHSPMFHQVEGLLIDRNVTFAELKGTLLSFARQMFGEDREIRLRPSFFPFTEPSAEVDISCMACGGKGCRGCANTGWLEILGAGMIHPRVLEMSGYNPEEVTGFAFGMGVERVAMLKYNIDDMRLLFENDKRFLEQF
- the pheT gene encoding phenylalanine--tRNA ligase subunit beta, which gives rise to MRVSYKWLQEYVDIPVSPEELAERLTFSGVAVENIEYLGKDIEKVVTAKVEKIERHPNADKLVVCSVNCGQAENLQIVTGAPNVAEGQIVALALVGAKLPGGIKIGKSKLRGVESAGMVCSAQELGLDPKGFPPDQQEGIIILPEGTPLGEDIKKVLGLDDVILELELTPNRADCLSMVGVAREVSAVLGTDFRPPRISVPETSEKIDGLVKVVIEAPELCNRYIGRLVRNIKVAPSPEWMQQRLRAAGVRPISNIVDVTNYVMMELGQPLHAFDFDKIQEQIIIVRRAGEGEKIVTLDNQERALNSDMLVIADGCVPVAVAGVMGGLDSEITENTVNVLLESACFNGPSVRRTSRALGLRSEASLRFEKGVDPNGCLRAIDRAAQLIAEMGAGEIVAGVVDNYPCPVENLQITLRPARLNRVMGTDIPTKTMVDILNRLQLPVEAKDEVLLVTVPTFRGDIAREVDLMEEVVRLYGYNRIPTELPSGRSTQGKKTFEQGMQDKVRSILTGFGLNEIITYSFINPKAFDMLNLPAESEFRNAVVVQNPISEEQGVMRTTLLHGMLEVVARNLARKNKDLALFEMGNIFIPVAGEKLPREELTLGAVVTGNRPENWNQKAEPMDFFYLKGILETLLEELGVKETSFVPFPGHPALHPGRTAQVLLAGRPVGFIGEVHPEVMENYRLSGRVYVMELALEEIIAVSVKTKMYRSLPKYPGVERDMAVVVKEEVLAADLLAEIRQQGGPLLKNVRLFDVYQGEQIQKGYKSLAYAFLFQSNDRTLTDEEVNDLYEKIQNALQTKFGAQMRA
- a CDS encoding YqzL family protein; the encoded protein is MFLTAEFFWRIFEATGSITAYILYKRLAVH